The proteins below are encoded in one region of Aspergillus nidulans FGSC A4 chromosome III:
- a CDS encoding uncharacterized protein (transcript_id=CADANIAT00005296): protein MAKPHCSSRSGLLALPRGGSGQPGYGTQSSSNVVGDIDVRASTHKLNRKDNSADKGDTLRPEFSGDPDSEVENNKFAFSPGQLDKLLNPKNFGAFGAFGGLRGLENGLRTNVQSGLSMDETVLDGMVNFNEAVSRTFVPAPKSASPAPLAP, encoded by the coding sequence ATGGCCAAGCCTCATTGCTCGTCGCGGTCCGGGCTCCTCGCACTGCCTCGTGGGGGATCAGGACAGCCAGGGTACGGCACTCAATCGTCAAGTAACGTTGTGGGAGACATTGATGTGCGCGCGTCGACTCACAAACTCAACCGCAAGGACAATTCTGCCGATAAGGGAGACACTCTTAGACCGGAATTCAGTGGGGATCCTGACTCGGAAGTGGAAAACAACAAGTTCGCCTTCTCGCCCGGCCAGCTGGATAAACTCTTGAACCCTAAGAACTTCGGCGCTTTTGGCGCTTTTGGTGGATTACGCGGGCTGGAAAATGGTTTACGGACCAACGTGCAGAGCGGCCTGAGCATGGACGAAACCGTGTTGGATGGTATGGTGAATTTCAACGAGGCGGTTTCGCGGACCTTCGTGCCAGCACCCAAGtctgcctctccagccccATTGGCGCCATAG